One stretch of Verrucomicrobiales bacterium DNA includes these proteins:
- a CDS encoding efflux RND transporter permease subunit, producing the protein MMKWLIAVSLQQRILVLALATALVVFGMRAVRTTPLDVFPEFAPPLVEIQTEAPGLSTEEVESLVSVPLENAVNGVAWLKTLRSKSVLGLSSVVCIFKEGTDLMRARQLVQERVATVTPRLPIVAHAPVLLSPLSSTSRAMKIGVSSKTLSQMDLSELALWTIRPRLMAVPGVANVAIWGQRDRQYQVLVDPDKLAAHGVSLDAVMRSAADAASVAAGGFVDLQNQRLPVRHLSAIDSPEDLARTVVLFTNGVPLRLGDVADVVVSHPPPIGDAVINDAPGLLLIVEKQPWGNTLEVTKQVESALDALRPGLKDVDIDPTIFRPATFIERSLHNLVQALVLGCLLVVIILITFLFDWRTALISLSAIPLSLLAAAVVLYLRGGTLNTMVLAGLVIAVGEVVDDAIIDVENIVRRLRLNRLAPNPLPPLRVVLKASLEVRSAVVFASLIVVLVFVPVFFLDGLAGTFFRPLAFSYVLAILASLLVALTVTPALCLLLLPGSSERHTDAPLTRILKGGYRRVLPWLVVRPKLAMAFLIAMFAATGVALPRLGEEFLPNFKETDFLMHWVEKPGTSLEAMRRITVSVSKELRTVPGVRNFGSHIGRAEVADEVVGPNFTELWISLDPSVDYDPTVAKIQEIVDGYPGLYRDLLTYLKERIKEVLTGASATVVVRLYGPDMQVLREKAQEINRSVSGIKGVVNLKVEPQILVPHIQIRVKTEVAASFGLTPGNIRRAATTLIKGTKVGEVYRDQKSFDVTVWGVEQVRSDLQSLREIAIETPSGAHVPLGDLADLEIAPTPNEIKRENASRRIDVTCNVAGSDLGTVAREIQSRVLGLSFDQGYHPEFLGEYAARQSSRSRLLWLGACSVLGILILLHVDFRSMWLVLLLGLTLPFALIGGVAGAFLSGGGLSLGSMVGFVTVLGIAARNGIMLLSHYRHLEQVESQSFGIPLILRGAEERLTPILMTASCAALALLPLVIKGNIPGHEIEYPMAVVILGGLVTSTLLNLFLMPTLMLRFGKRVVGVAKSKN; encoded by the coding sequence ATGATGAAATGGTTGATCGCAGTCTCGCTGCAACAGCGCATACTCGTTCTGGCGCTGGCCACCGCTCTCGTGGTCTTCGGGATGCGCGCCGTTCGCACCACGCCCTTGGATGTCTTCCCGGAGTTCGCTCCTCCCTTGGTGGAGATTCAGACCGAAGCGCCTGGGCTTTCGACGGAGGAGGTGGAAAGTCTTGTCAGCGTGCCCTTGGAGAACGCAGTGAACGGCGTCGCTTGGCTCAAGACTCTCCGTTCGAAGTCTGTGCTCGGCCTCTCATCGGTGGTCTGTATTTTTAAGGAGGGGACAGACTTAATGCGAGCGCGTCAATTGGTGCAGGAACGGGTGGCGACGGTGACTCCTAGGCTCCCCATCGTGGCCCATGCCCCGGTCCTGCTGTCTCCGCTCTCCTCCACCAGTCGTGCGATGAAGATCGGTGTCTCGTCCAAAACACTCTCGCAAATGGATCTGTCGGAACTGGCGCTGTGGACGATCCGACCACGCCTCATGGCCGTGCCCGGTGTGGCGAACGTGGCGATCTGGGGCCAGCGAGACCGGCAGTACCAAGTCTTGGTAGATCCCGATAAACTCGCGGCGCACGGTGTATCTCTCGATGCGGTGATGCGCTCTGCAGCCGATGCAGCCAGTGTGGCGGCGGGTGGCTTTGTTGATCTCCAGAATCAGCGTTTACCCGTCCGGCATCTTTCCGCGATCGATTCGCCTGAGGATCTGGCGCGGACTGTGGTGCTATTTACGAATGGAGTGCCCCTGCGCTTGGGTGACGTGGCCGATGTGGTCGTGAGCCATCCTCCACCCATCGGCGATGCGGTGATCAATGATGCGCCGGGCCTCTTGCTCATCGTGGAGAAGCAGCCTTGGGGCAATACGCTCGAGGTTACGAAGCAGGTGGAATCAGCGCTCGACGCCCTGAGGCCAGGGCTGAAAGACGTGGACATCGATCCGACCATCTTCCGCCCTGCAACGTTCATCGAACGTTCTCTTCACAACCTGGTTCAGGCTCTGGTGCTGGGTTGTCTTTTGGTGGTGATCATCCTGATAACGTTCCTTTTTGACTGGCGCACTGCCTTGATCAGCCTCTCGGCTATACCCCTGTCGCTGCTGGCCGCCGCAGTGGTGCTTTATCTCCGGGGCGGAACTTTGAACACCATGGTCCTTGCCGGGTTGGTCATCGCGGTTGGAGAGGTGGTTGATGATGCGATTATCGATGTAGAGAACATCGTTCGTCGATTGCGGCTCAATCGACTTGCCCCGAACCCGCTGCCTCCCCTACGCGTTGTGCTGAAAGCTTCTCTAGAAGTGCGGAGCGCCGTTGTCTTTGCTAGCTTGATCGTCGTTCTGGTCTTTGTGCCGGTATTCTTTCTCGATGGACTTGCTGGAACGTTCTTCCGACCGCTGGCGTTCTCCTACGTTTTAGCGATCCTCGCCTCCTTGCTCGTCGCCCTGACGGTTACGCCGGCTCTTTGCCTTTTGCTCCTACCCGGATCCAGCGAACGCCATACTGACGCCCCACTGACCCGGATATTGAAGGGCGGCTATCGTCGAGTGCTGCCCTGGCTGGTCGTGCGGCCTAAGCTGGCGATGGCGTTCCTCATTGCTATGTTTGCTGCAACGGGTGTTGCGCTACCTCGCTTAGGAGAAGAGTTCCTTCCGAACTTCAAAGAAACGGACTTCTTGATGCATTGGGTGGAGAAGCCTGGCACGTCACTTGAAGCGATGCGCAGGATCACAGTCAGCGTCAGCAAGGAGCTTCGGACGGTTCCCGGGGTGCGCAACTTTGGATCCCACATTGGACGCGCTGAAGTCGCCGATGAAGTGGTGGGACCCAATTTTACGGAGCTCTGGATCAGTCTCGATCCCTCCGTGGACTACGACCCCACCGTAGCAAAAATCCAGGAAATCGTGGACGGCTATCCTGGACTCTATCGTGACCTATTGACGTATCTCAAGGAACGCATCAAGGAGGTGTTGACCGGGGCGAGCGCCACCGTCGTAGTGCGCCTCTATGGGCCCGACATGCAAGTATTGCGGGAAAAGGCCCAGGAGATTAACCGGTCGGTTAGCGGCATCAAGGGTGTCGTGAATCTGAAGGTTGAGCCACAAATTTTAGTTCCTCACATCCAAATCCGGGTCAAGACGGAGGTGGCTGCCAGCTTCGGTCTAACTCCCGGGAACATTCGTCGAGCCGCTACGACTCTGATCAAGGGCACCAAGGTAGGGGAAGTCTACCGAGATCAAAAATCGTTTGATGTCACAGTGTGGGGCGTTGAGCAGGTCCGAAGCGACCTTCAATCCTTGCGAGAAATAGCCATTGAAACCCCCTCGGGCGCTCATGTCCCGCTGGGCGATCTGGCGGATCTCGAGATTGCCCCGACCCCGAATGAAATCAAACGGGAGAATGCCTCTCGCCGCATCGATGTGACCTGCAACGTAGCGGGATCGGACCTCGGCACAGTGGCCCGGGAAATTCAATCCCGAGTCTTGGGTCTGTCCTTTGATCAAGGGTATCATCCGGAATTCCTCGGGGAATATGCGGCCCGGCAGAGCTCGCGTAGCCGCCTCCTCTGGCTCGGCGCCTGTTCCGTGCTTGGGATTCTGATTCTGCTCCATGTGGATTTCCGTTCCATGTGGCTGGTGTTACTGCTGGGACTCACTCTCCCCTTCGCTCTCATCGGAGGTGTTGCCGGCGCATTTCTTTCTGGAGGGGGGCTATCATTGGGGTCGATGGTCGGATTTGTCACCGTATTAGGGATAGCCGCCCGTAATGGGATCATGCTGTTAAGCCACTATCGCCACCTGGAGCAGGTGGAATCTCAGTCATTTGGTATTCCACTCATTTTGCGAGGAGCCGAGGAGCGGCTCACACCTATCCTCATGACAGCTTCGTGTGCTGCGCTGGCGCTCCTGCCTTTGGTGATAAAGGGGAATATCCCTGGGCACGAGATTGAATACCCGATGGCTGTGGTCATTCTCGGCGGGCTCGTGACATCGACACTCCTGAATCTATTCCTGATGCCTACGCTCATGCTTCGATTCGGAAAACGCGTTGTGGGAGTTGCCAAGAGTAAAAACTAA
- a CDS encoding TolC family protein, which translates to MDCFSNKFALCWFAGLCWLAGCSTPKENRGAVSAELQRRTGFDLPAPSDDRPSFPPSVTLEDGLSEDEVVTLALWKNAAFQEMLADLGLSWADVVQAGMLPNPTLSMLLPIGAKPLELTAKYPVEAIWLRPRRIAAAKLDYDRATQRLVQSGLDLIRDARLACTDLTLARERLELAQTLRVLAEGLLTQTQARLRSGEASELEATSGQIEVSQAREQSNRATHEHLLALERVKSMAGLGMESRSVELHSSPLEVSHIPELNLLLTNALSARPDFYAARLGLEAAGSRVGLARSEVYTLTAALNAKEVGNDFLTGPALDVSIPIINQNQGGVALAKAKFEKASRQYLALRDRIMLEVREAHTRLAQAQESYESWQTQILPSLEEAVLLAERSVAAGNETSRTVLENGRKLADARLKSATAAAELRRARAELERSVGQRLPPNSPP; encoded by the coding sequence ATGGACTGTTTTAGTAACAAATTTGCGCTCTGTTGGTTTGCCGGGCTTTGCTGGTTGGCAGGCTGCTCTACCCCAAAGGAGAACCGAGGAGCCGTCTCGGCGGAACTCCAGCGTCGCACTGGGTTCGATCTGCCAGCACCTTCGGATGACAGGCCTAGTTTTCCGCCCTCCGTCACTCTTGAGGATGGCTTGAGCGAGGACGAAGTTGTGACCTTGGCGCTTTGGAAAAATGCTGCTTTTCAGGAAATGCTGGCCGACTTGGGACTTTCCTGGGCCGACGTAGTCCAGGCGGGGATGCTGCCTAACCCGACCCTGTCCATGCTGCTCCCGATCGGGGCCAAACCGTTGGAACTAACCGCCAAGTATCCGGTCGAAGCCATCTGGCTGCGACCCCGTCGCATTGCCGCTGCGAAATTGGACTACGATCGTGCCACTCAGAGGTTGGTGCAGAGCGGATTGGATTTGATCCGGGATGCTCGCCTAGCCTGCACAGATTTGACACTGGCGAGAGAGCGCCTGGAATTGGCTCAAACCCTACGCGTTCTCGCGGAGGGTTTGCTGACACAAACCCAGGCAAGGCTTCGTTCGGGCGAAGCGAGCGAGCTTGAGGCAACGAGTGGACAGATCGAAGTGAGTCAGGCGCGAGAGCAGTCGAATCGTGCTACTCACGAGCATCTGTTGGCTCTGGAGCGAGTGAAGTCGATGGCAGGGCTGGGAATGGAGAGTCGGTCCGTGGAGTTACATAGTTCTCCGCTCGAAGTGAGCCATATTCCTGAGTTGAATCTTCTCCTCACGAATGCCCTATCGGCGCGACCGGACTTCTACGCAGCCAGGCTGGGACTCGAAGCGGCGGGCAGTCGTGTCGGCCTGGCGCGCAGTGAAGTGTATACGCTGACTGCCGCGCTCAACGCGAAAGAGGTGGGAAACGACTTTCTGACCGGTCCAGCTCTCGATGTGTCCATCCCCATCATCAACCAGAACCAAGGAGGGGTGGCACTCGCGAAGGCCAAGTTCGAGAAAGCCAGTCGTCAATATCTCGCATTGCGAGACAGGATCATGCTGGAGGTTCGTGAAGCCCATACTCGCCTCGCTCAAGCTCAGGAAAGCTACGAATCCTGGCAGACACAGATCCTGCCCTCTCTCGAGGAAGCGGTGTTGCTTGCCGAGAGATCAGTCGCGGCTGGCAACGAGACTTCCCGCACAGTTCTGGAGAACGGTCGCAAGCTCGCGGATGCACGTCTGAAAAGCGCGACCGCCGCGGCCGAACTTCGCCGTGCCCGGGCGGAGTTGGAACGAAGCGTGGGCCAACGTTTGCCCCCTAACTCACCACCTTAA
- a CDS encoding DNRLRE domain-containing protein codes for MYALPPRYDHVVIVVEENRTLGQIIGDTVNAPYINFLAKGGVRMNSMFAIQHPSQPNYLHLFSGSNQDVLDDNLPTVFSITGTAKYPFRSPNLGAELIAAGFSFAGFSEELETAGNTDWADYDPHTATRPGIYYRRKHNPWANWVAKVLPTPSNQLPKSVNRSFSQFPTNFSELPTVSFVIPNQLHDMHDGSRKQGDDWIRENLQDYAAWSKSNNSLLIITWDEDDYKEDNQIPTVLYGANLRDGTAVNGAWTLHNLLRTLEEMYGSVAHAGSAAQVRPIVGPFRTDPPILVATFRQGLAGYTGAHDTQLSQDFPDLSMATAEELNADLDASSSPGAQQSQVLIRFENLFGAKKGQVPTNAVIHSAKLLMHTPKNTTSSDFDSKDLFGLHRMLIDWDATNTWSGLNGGVSADGTEAVSNASFSAVPNVDGAPSLLDVSSDIELYRSGVPNHGWTIRASSTGTGDGWTFTSSDNAKEPNFRPSLEIVYSLPVTPYEAWVSSHGLMSADREPLADPDQDGVNNLSEFAYNLNPLRADTHDALPPATNGLPVGLFTSIEGETSFQVQYVRRQNPSMVGLEYSVAFSPDLIHWTLEQVAETEPVDSSWERVKVRPTSIPAGNALFCRILLTLQP; via the coding sequence ATGTATGCGTTACCCCCTCGTTACGATCATGTAGTGATCGTGGTGGAGGAAAACCGAACCTTGGGTCAAATCATCGGCGACACTGTCAACGCGCCCTATATTAACTTCCTAGCCAAGGGCGGAGTGCGGATGAACTCAATGTTTGCGATTCAACACCCGAGCCAGCCGAACTATCTACACCTCTTCTCAGGGTCAAACCAGGATGTGCTGGATGACAACCTGCCAACGGTTTTCTCAATCACCGGCACAGCTAAATACCCGTTTCGCTCTCCAAATTTAGGAGCAGAACTGATTGCTGCCGGTTTCTCATTCGCGGGATTCAGCGAGGAATTGGAGACCGCTGGCAACACGGATTGGGCCGATTACGATCCCCACACGGCGACGCGCCCCGGAATCTACTACCGTCGTAAGCACAACCCCTGGGCAAACTGGGTAGCGAAAGTGCTCCCAACCCCTTCCAACCAACTCCCCAAAAGTGTCAACCGCTCGTTCTCACAGTTCCCCACCAACTTTAGTGAGTTGCCTACGGTGAGCTTCGTGATTCCGAATCAGCTTCATGATATGCACGATGGATCGCGGAAGCAGGGGGATGATTGGATCCGGGAGAACCTTCAGGACTACGCTGCTTGGTCGAAGAGCAACAACAGCTTGCTGATCATCACCTGGGATGAGGATGACTACAAAGAAGACAACCAGATTCCAACGGTTCTTTACGGAGCAAATCTCCGGGATGGCACTGCAGTCAATGGTGCCTGGACCTTGCACAACCTCCTGCGAACGCTCGAGGAAATGTATGGTTCAGTGGCTCATGCGGGTTCCGCCGCCCAGGTGAGACCCATCGTTGGGCCTTTCCGGACAGACCCACCGATCCTCGTCGCCACTTTCCGTCAAGGCTTGGCCGGATATACAGGCGCTCATGACACTCAGTTGTCGCAAGATTTCCCAGACCTCTCCATGGCGACTGCTGAGGAGCTCAACGCAGACCTTGATGCTTCCAGCTCCCCCGGAGCCCAACAAAGCCAGGTACTCATCCGCTTTGAGAATCTCTTTGGCGCGAAAAAAGGACAAGTGCCAACCAACGCCGTCATTCACTCCGCGAAATTGCTGATGCACACTCCAAAGAACACAACCAGCAGCGACTTCGATTCCAAGGACCTGTTTGGGCTCCATCGCATGCTCATTGATTGGGATGCAACAAATACTTGGAGTGGACTCAACGGGGGAGTAAGTGCAGATGGGACCGAAGCCGTAAGTAACGCATCCTTCTCCGCAGTGCCCAACGTGGATGGAGCCCCATCTCTCCTCGATGTGTCATCGGATATTGAGCTTTATCGTTCTGGCGTGCCCAATCATGGGTGGACTATCCGAGCCTCCAGTACAGGGACGGGTGACGGTTGGACTTTCACATCGAGTGACAATGCGAAGGAGCCCAATTTTCGCCCCAGCCTGGAAATCGTCTATTCGCTACCTGTCACGCCCTATGAGGCATGGGTCTCGTCTCACGGGCTGATGTCTGCAGACCGAGAGCCGCTGGCTGATCCAGACCAGGACGGGGTGAACAATCTATCCGAGTTCGCCTACAACCTGAACCCACTGCGAGCGGACACGCACGACGCATTACCGCCTGCCACCAATGGCTTGCCGGTGGGCTTGTTCACGTCGATTGAGGGAGAAACTAGCTTTCAAGTCCAATATGTCCGACGCCAGAATCCCTCAATGGTAGGCCTTGAATACTCGGTTGCTTTCTCTCCGGATTTGATCCATTGGACACTCGAACAAGTAGCCGAGACCGAGCCAGTCGACTCGTCTTGGGAACGGGTGAAAGTGCGTCCGACCAGCATCCCCGCCGGCAACGCATTGTTCTGTCGGATTCTGTTAACCCTCCAGCCGTGA